A single region of the Methylocystis echinoides genome encodes:
- a CDS encoding MFS transporter, translated as MPASPSHVSPVARRALLAATVGYAMDGFDLLILSFMLEPISADLGLDRAQAAGLVTWTLIGAVGGGLLFGVLSDRYGRVRVLSWSILVFALFTGLCAFARGYGDLLLYRTLAGFGLGGEFGLGMALVAETWPAGMRARACSYVGLGWQAGVLMAALLAPALLPHIGWRGVFLVGVIPSLVAFVIRRHVEEPEIFRAAAQGRDLAAPLRLLVADAATTRASLGMVILCAVQNFGYYGLMVWLPTYLSSQFGFSLSKSALWTIVTVAGMAAGVLVFGHMADRYGRRPAFVTFQFGAFSMVLLYAQLSDPWALLVAGAVMGLFVNGMIGGYGALLSELYPTEARATAENVLFNIGRGIGGWGPVVIAALAARYSFGHAIALLAGIYLVDIAATLLLIPERRGVALH; from the coding sequence ATGCCTGCTTCACCTTCTCATGTCAGCCCGGTCGCCCGCAGGGCGCTTCTCGCCGCGACGGTCGGTTACGCCATGGACGGCTTCGACCTGCTGATCCTCAGCTTCATGCTCGAGCCCATCTCCGCCGATCTCGGGCTCGACCGCGCGCAGGCCGCCGGCCTCGTCACCTGGACCCTCATCGGCGCGGTCGGCGGCGGGCTGCTGTTCGGCGTGCTGAGCGACCGCTATGGCCGCGTCCGGGTGCTGAGCTGGTCCATTCTGGTCTTCGCCCTGTTCACCGGCCTCTGCGCTTTCGCGCGCGGCTACGGCGATCTCCTGCTCTACCGCACCCTCGCCGGCTTCGGCCTTGGCGGCGAGTTCGGCCTGGGCATGGCGCTGGTCGCCGAGACCTGGCCCGCCGGGATGCGCGCCCGCGCCTGCTCCTATGTCGGGCTCGGCTGGCAGGCCGGCGTGCTGATGGCCGCCCTACTCGCCCCCGCGCTCCTTCCCCATATCGGCTGGCGCGGCGTGTTTCTCGTCGGCGTGATCCCGAGCCTCGTCGCCTTCGTCATCCGGCGCCATGTCGAGGAGCCGGAGATTTTTCGCGCCGCCGCGCAAGGGCGCGACCTCGCCGCGCCGCTGCGCCTGCTCGTCGCCGACGCGGCGACGACCCGCGCCAGCCTCGGCATGGTCATCCTCTGCGCGGTGCAGAACTTCGGCTATTACGGGCTGATGGTCTGGCTCCCGACCTATCTGTCGAGCCAGTTCGGATTCAGCCTGTCGAAATCGGCCCTGTGGACGATCGTCACCGTGGCCGGCATGGCGGCGGGCGTGCTGGTCTTCGGCCATATGGCCGACAGATACGGCCGCCGCCCCGCCTTTGTGACCTTCCAGTTCGGCGCCTTCAGCATGGTGCTGCTCTACGCCCAGCTCTCGGACCCATGGGCGCTGCTGGTCGCGGGGGCGGTCATGGGGCTCTTCGTCAATGGCATGATCGGCGGCTATGGCGCGCTGCTCTCCGAGCTCTACCCGACGGAGGCCCGCGCGACGGCGGAGAATGTTCTCTTCAACATCGGCCGGGGAATCGGCGGCTGGGGGCCGGTCGTGATCGCGGCGCTGGCGGCGCGCTATTCCTTCGGGCACGCCATCGCGCTGCTGGCGGGGATATATCTTGTGGATATCGCCGCCACCCTGCTGCTTATTCCCGAACGCCGGGGCGTGGCGCTGCACTAA
- a CDS encoding thymidylate synthase, whose translation MRPYLDLLDTILTHGVRKEDRTGTGTLSLFGHQMRFDLSEGFPLVTTKRVHMKSVIHELLWFLKGDTNIGYLRENGVTIWDEWADENGDLGPVYGSQWRNWPAPGGETIDQIAWLVDEIKRTPFSRRLVVTAWNPAELDKMALAPCHCLFQFHVAEIAGEKRLSCQLYQRSADVFLGVPFNIASYALLTHMVAQATGCVPGDFVHSLGDAHLYLNHLDQARLQLTRAPRALPRLRLNPAVASLFDFRYEDIAIEGYDPWPAIAAPIAV comes from the coding sequence ATGCGCCCCTATCTCGACCTTCTCGACACGATCCTCACCCACGGCGTCCGCAAGGAGGACCGCACTGGCACGGGCACGCTCTCGCTCTTCGGCCATCAGATGCGCTTCGACCTTTCCGAGGGCTTCCCGCTGGTCACGACCAAGCGCGTGCATATGAAGTCGGTGATCCACGAATTGCTGTGGTTTCTGAAGGGCGACACCAATATCGGCTATCTGCGCGAGAACGGCGTCACCATCTGGGACGAATGGGCCGACGAAAACGGCGATCTCGGCCCGGTCTACGGGAGCCAGTGGCGTAACTGGCCCGCGCCGGGCGGCGAAACCATCGACCAGATCGCCTGGCTCGTCGACGAGATTAAACGCACGCCCTTCTCGCGCCGGCTCGTCGTCACCGCCTGGAACCCGGCGGAGCTCGATAAGATGGCCCTCGCGCCCTGCCATTGCCTGTTCCAGTTCCACGTGGCGGAGATCGCCGGCGAAAAGCGCCTGTCCTGCCAGCTCTACCAGCGCTCGGCCGACGTCTTCCTCGGCGTGCCCTTCAATATCGCGAGCTATGCGCTGCTGACCCATATGGTCGCGCAGGCGACGGGCTGCGTTCCGGGGGACTTTGTGCACAGTCTCGGCGACGCCCATCTCTATCTCAACCATCTGGATCAGGCGCGGCTGCAACTCACCCGCGCGCCGCGCGCCCTACCCCGCCTTCGCCTCAATCCCGCTGTCGCGTCGCTGTTCGACTTCCGCTACGAGGATATTGCGATCGAGGGCTACGACCCCTGGCCGGCGATCGCCGCCCCAATCGCGGTTTGA
- a CDS encoding dihydrofolate reductase, with product MDHPKLVAVVARAQNGVIGVGNGLPWRLSTDLKRYKTRTWGRPMIMGRRTWDSIGRPLPGRESVVVTRRADFAAPGAHVASSLAESVEIARRLAREMGSNEIIVAGGEEIYRGLLDRTDMIELTEVALAIPGDAHFPALSPADWEEIAREAPPRGERDEADFAFVTLQRRGAEKAL from the coding sequence ATGGATCATCCCAAACTCGTGGCGGTCGTCGCCCGCGCGCAAAACGGCGTCATCGGCGTCGGCAACGGCCTGCCCTGGCGGCTCTCGACCGACCTCAAGCGCTACAAGACCCGCACCTGGGGCCGGCCGATGATCATGGGCCGGCGCACCTGGGACTCGATCGGCCGCCCCCTGCCCGGCCGCGAGAGCGTGGTCGTGACCCGCCGCGCCGACTTTGCCGCGCCCGGCGCGCATGTCGCGTCGAGCCTCGCCGAATCGGTCGAGATCGCCCGCCGTCTCGCCCGGGAAATGGGCTCGAATGAAATCATCGTGGCCGGAGGCGAAGAAATTTACCGCGGGCTTCTCGATCGGACGGACATGATCGAACTCACCGAGGTGGCGCTGGCCATTCCCGGCGACGCGCATTTTCCCGCCCTTTCGCCAGCGGATTGGGAGGAAATCGCCCGCGAGGCGCCGCCGCGCGGCGAACGCGACGAAGCGGATTTCGCCTTCGTGACCCTGCAGCGACGCGGCGCGGAAAAGGCGCTCTGA